The Theobroma cacao cultivar B97-61/B2 chromosome 2, Criollo_cocoa_genome_V2, whole genome shotgun sequence genome includes the window ATCGTTGAATCATTTGTCAAAGTTTCAGACAACTTTTTAGACTAGAAAATGTGTCCACAATTTCAATTTGCCCGATCCTTATCATAATCTGTCTCATCCAATCCAAGCAACGAGCCAAGGCCCCACTCCCCCCCACCCTAACCCCTGTCCCGGGGCTCTGCTCCTCTTCAAAAATCCAACACTTGCAGCAACCTCAAACGTCCCCCCTCAAAACCCACAAAACTACGAAACCAAGTGGAAAGAAAGTGAGTTAAGTGAACGCAAAAGTCTTAACCCCCCCTCTTGGCTCTCACTTGACctcaaaaacccaaaacccaACACCGTAATAAAAGAACCAAAGCAGAAAATGAACCCAGAATTGCAGACAATGTTTCTGGTTTTCTTGCTTCTGTTTCTGAATCCTCTGCCTCATGCTTCTGCTCTAAACCAGGAAGGTCTGTACCTCCAGCGAGTCAAGCAAAGCCTTTCCGACCCAACCAACGCCCTCTCCTCCTGGAACGACCGAGACGACACGCCATGCAATTGGCGCGGCATTTCCTGCGACTCGGTAACGGGACGAGTCAATTCGGTGAACCTTTCTGATTTCCAACTAGCCGGACCTTTCCCGGTTTTCCTTTGCCGCCTCCCTTCTATTAGCTCCATCTCTCTCGTCAACAACTTCATCAACTCATCCCTGCCCTCTGATCTCTCCACCTGTCAAAATCTAACTACCCTCAATCTCTCACAGAACCTCATTGTGGGGTCTCTCCCCGACTCCCTGGCTGAAATTCCGACACTGAAAAATGTAATTCTCTTCGGAAATAACTTCTCAGGTGAAATTCCCGCGAGTTTTGGACGATTCCAACGGCTCGAGCTGTTGAATTTGGCGGGAAATCTCCTCAACGGAACGATTCCTCCTTTCCTGGGAAACATTTCGACTCTCAAAGAACTCGACCTTGCTTATAACCCGTTTTTGCCGAGTCATATACCAAGTGAACTCGGTAACCTAACGAATCTCGAGCAGCTCTTTCTTGCCGGTTGTAACCTCGTGGATCAGATTCCGCCACGTTTCAGTCGTTTGAGTGGGCTTATAAACCTTGATTTGTCCTTCAACCGGCTCACTGGGTCGATCCCCAGTTCGATTTCCgagttgaaaaaaattgagcaACTTGAGTTATATAACAACTCTTTATCCGGTGGGTTGCCATTAACTATGGGGAATTTAACTACATTGAAGCGATTCGACGCGTCCATGAACGAGTTAACAGGGACAATTCCGACCGGGTTATGCGGGTTACAGCTTGAGTCATTGAATCTTTTTGATAACAGGCTTGAAGGGACTTTACCAGAGAGCATAACTCGGTCAAAAGACTTGCGCGAGCTGAAATTGTTCAACAACAAACTCCGTGGGCGTTTGCCGAGTCAACTCGGTGAAAACTCGCCATTGCAAAGTCTGGATTTGTCTTACAATCAATTTTCTGGTGAAATCCCGGAGAATCTGTGTGCAAAGGGGCAATTAGAGGATCTGGTCTTGATTTACAATTCATTTTCGGGTAAAATCCCGGAAAGTCTAGGTAAATGCTGGAGCTTGGGCCGGGTTCGGTTCAAGCACAACCATTTCTCGGGTCGGGTCCCAGACGGGTTCTGGGGTCTACCCAGAGTATTCTTGCTTGAACTTGCTGAAAATTCCTTTAGTGGGCAAATTTCAAAGACGATCTCAAGTGCTCATAACCTCTCAGTTCTGTCAATTTCCAACAACCCGTTTTCCGGGTCGTTACCTGATGAAATCGGGTCATTGAAGACACTGGTAGAAATATCTGCTAGTGGAAACGGGTTCACGGGTCGGATTCCTGGATCTTTTGTGAAATTAAGGCAGTTGGTTAGGCTTGATCTTAGTGAAAATGAGCTTGATGGAGGGATCCCGGAAGGAATTAAGGGATGGATGAATTTGAATGAGTTGAATTTGGGTAACAATAAGCTATCTGGTAGTATTCCTCGTGATATTGGCAGCTTGCCCGTGCTTAATTATCTTGATCTTTCTAGTAACTCATTTTCTGGGAAAATCCCAATTGAGTTGCAGAATTTAAAGCTCAATGTGCTTAATTTGTCGAATAACCGACTTTCAGGAGAGCTCCCTCCTATCTATGCTAAGGAAATGTACAGGAATAGCTTTGTGGGGAATCCCGGACTATGTGATGATTTGGAGGGTCTTTGTCCAACGATTGGTAAATCTAAGAACCAGGGTTACATGTGGATCCTCAGATGCATCTTTGTGCTTGCTGGCTTGGTTTTTGTTGTAGGAGTCGTTTGGTTCTACATGAAGTACCGGAGTTTCAAAAAGAGCAAGAAAGGAGCTACTATATTGAAGTGGAGATCGTTTCATAAGCTTGGGTTTAGTGAATTTGAGATTGCTGATTGCCTCAAGGAAGAGAATGTGATAGGAAGTGGAGCTTCTGGCAAAGTTTACAAAGTTGTGCTTAGAAATGGTGAAGCAGTGGCAGTGAAGAAACTCAGTGGAGGTGTTAAGAAAGGGGATTCTTTGAGCGCTGATACAGAAAGAGATGAGTTTGAAAGTGAAGTTGAAACACTGGGAAAGATTAGACACAAGAATATTGTGAGACTGTGGTGTTGTTGCAATGCTGGAGATAGCAAACTTTTAGTTTACGAGTATATGCCAAATGGGAGCTTGGGGGATTTGTTGCATAGTAGCAAGGGGGGCTTGTTAGATTGGCCCACTAGGTATAAGATTGCTTTAGATGCAGCGGAGGGGTTATCCTATTTGCATCATGACTGTGTTCCTCCAATTGTTCATCGGGATGTGAAATCAAACAATATATTGTTGGATGGAGAATTTGGTGCGAGAGTTGCAGATTTTGGAGTTGCTAAGATCGTTAAAAGAGTTGGCAAAGGTGCAGAATCAATGTCTGCGATTGCGGGCTCTTATGGTTACATTGCACCAGGTTTGTTACTTCTTGATGCTTGTTCATtaaattgctcccaaatttaATTTCCCCTCTTCATGTTGAATGTTTCAGTACTTCTGTTGGTTGGCTAATAGCACTACCTGAGTACCTGTTTTATTTGATATCTTGTGATCTGTTCATCAAATCAATGGTGCCAGCTACTCCTTTAAATCAGTGATTTCAAGATTCTTTTCTAAATCTTAATTTTGGAGTTTAAATCCACCGTCTATGTGATTGTTGCTTCATTACAACTCTCAGTTTAAGCTTGGATAAGTGACTGCATTGGCTTACTAACATGAACTTTGTTAGACATTATAATCCTCCTATAATTAAGAGTCACTAGTAATCCTTCCTGCAAAATCTTTTTTACCGCTTATTCTTCAATTTGCTCATTTTGTCTTAATTTCAATGCAGAATATGCCTATACCCTAAGAGTGAATGAGAAGAGTGACATCTACAGTTTTGGGGTTGTCATCTTAGAGCTGGTTACTGGGAAACCCCCAACTGATCCAGAGTTTGGGGAGAAAGATGTGGTAAAATGGGTCTGTGCTACCTGCGACCAGAAGGGTGTGGATCAAGTAATCGACCCCAGATTGGACTCTACGTACAAGGAAGAAATTTGCAGGGTACTCGATATTGGTCTCCTCTGCACTAACGCTCTTCCCATTAACCGCCCGTCAATGCGGAAGGTGGTGAAATTGTTGCAAGAGGCTGGAGGGGAGAACAAGTCCAAAGCTGGTAAGGATGGAAAGCTCTCCCCATATTATTACAACGAGGAAGCCTCTGATCAAGGTAGTGTAGTATAGTTCAATCAGTTGAAACTGGAGAATCCCTCTGAAATTCAACTTGCTCACGCATGATAGGTTTCCTGGGGGAGAGGAAATGGTACAGTAACAAGAGAGGGCAATAAAAATTGACAGTGCCCCACTTTGAGAAGTATACCAAGGAGTTAGAAGAACACAGAGTAAGACATTGGACGGTGTCAGTGTCTGGAATTCTGATTGGTGTTTCTTCTCTGGTTAGGTAATGGTAACAAggcaaaaatgaagaatgcaAAACATTTATTTCCATAAGCAAGTAAGCAACCGCTGTAGTACAATTGTACAAATAGtttgtcaaaattttgaaaaagatcCCAAGCTAGAGTGGCTCATTctcctttttatttatttttaatttttatacttatgccgtgaaaaaaaaaaaaccagagTGATGCTCTGGTTGCCTACTTGAATGAAGATAGCTAGCTGTATTGCCGCCCTTCATAAGTGAATTGGGCCCTTTGTCGCTCTTTCATGGCAGCAAACATGTGGCTCACAAGAAAATGATAGGATGCCTTGTCAAATTGACTGTAGCTGTTTTTAATGAACAATGGACCCAAGCTCCATCTTCAGTCTTGACTGTTTGGGGTAGCAAGAGGTTGTTCGGGGGTGGATAGCCACGCCTGCTTGATCTTTTGGTTTTTGTAGGTAGACTTCAACTGTTGAAGAAAAACGAAAGAGCACTGAAAAGTCCATAGGACATTGATAAAATTCTATATTGTTGTATGGTTTAACAGCTCCTTACCTAACTCTCACCCTTTACCCACTTGacctattttttatttttctttgttcgCCTTAATCGTCCATTTGAGCTGAACTCCAGGTTGTTGttcacaaaaattaaaaaaaaaagaatattaattatatatgagCATCAAGTTGATGAATATAAGGTTTTATTGAGTAATTAGTTAATAAagagttgaaaattattaatttctgGATGAAGGTTTACATTGGTGTTTTAACACTTATATTACCTACGTTGCACGATTAGTATTTATATAATCAAAGATGCTTATATACAAGACATATACACAAATATAAtaacttttcaattttctcttaatAGAACAATCTCCTCATATATAATTCCAATTCAttggaataaaattttaaaataaaatctatattcttttatcaaatatcatcaacaaattcaaaataaatgtgatttaattattttttctaaattttatttacaaatcaataattaataaaacacGAAAAGATTGGAACGAATATGATGGTTTTTATTCCTACTAATTTAGCTAAATTCGGTGGTCAATAGAATATCAAAAGTTTTTCCAGTATGgaattaatttgttttcttttcttttttttttaaagtttatttcTAAATCATTACTGATGGTATAACAAATACTTGAAATCAATATGATAATCTCTTATAGCTTTCTCTTTCCTATCATTTATGCagacaaaaagaaattaatgagCTATTCAcaaaaaactttttattttaaatcaaatgatCGCATTTccaaaattcatcatcaaaaccCCAAAATTAAAGTATATATGTTCATAAAGCTCACAATAcatcattttcaaactttATTGTTGGCATTTAATGTGCAGAAGTTAAGCTTAGGAGTTCAACATTTAACacttttttattcaaaaaatataaatactaaatctatttttcaaaatcctaACTTTTGTATAATTTCACACAAACTTTGCGttgaaaataagataaaaaaatttggagacaaataacaattttattgattagatgtgttagaaaatttttaaaataaataagataatcctttgatttttttcttaatattcaGTTCAAGGGTTTTGATGACTTGATGTTAAATCGAAGTTCTtccaaattttttcaaattcagaATTTCCAACATTTATTGTTGGCATTTAATGTCTAGAAGTTAAGCTTAGGTGTTCaacatttaaaacttttttattcaaaaaatattcatatttaatttattgttcaaaaacttaatttttgtataattaTACACCCAAATTTGGTATAGAAAATAAGACAAGAAAGCTTTGCGACAGATAACAATTGTATTGATTAGATGTGCAAGTACAATCTCtgaaaattcattaaaataaaagaataatttgttgattcttttcttCAACACATATCCGCTTCAAGAGTTGTGATGACTTGATTTTGAACAAATGAAATTGATCTCCTTTCTTGGGTTGGAACAAGATCAAATagcaatttcttgaaaaatcttgaGGCCTAATATATCAACTTTTTCAAGTTTGGTGAAAgggtttatatttgatataatgACAGTGTATAGAAGCTATACATTGTCAAGTCATCAAAGTATGTCACCTTATTAGTGGgataaaacaaatattcattaagaacttaaaactaaatattgaaaaatttgtAACATTTAATgaggtaaaaaaattaaatttttttttactctctTTAAATTCTCTTCCACATTTCTCTCTAAGCCTTCtgatctcaaaattttttatagatCTTCCACGCCTTTCTCAAAAATCTTTAGgatcttgtttttcttcttttcggTTTaagattgtttttttttttttgagtttaaaGTGTAAAATAGAAGAGTAAATTTTTCTCTAAACTCTAATCCACCCTTCCCTCTAACCTTCTCTTGTTCTCTTTAAAGAATCGAAAATTTATTCAAGTTCAACTTTACTTTATATGTGAttgattatgatttgaaatcgatagtaaaattttcaatttaaagtgTGAGATTTGAGATTGAGAGTCTTCAATCTATATTCTTgttataaattcaattaactATTTTCATAGGATCATAATAGGtattacttttttatatattttacaatGGAAGAACTCATGGATTGATATAACAATCTTGATTCCTTAAAACATGAGACATGtaagattttcattttgattagTTCCTATGGTACTGGACATAAGTTAGGTATATTAGAAGTGAAAAGCTTTAATTATCATTGCTTTTGAAATTGcataattttatcaaatccAATcttaatggaagaagaagaggagaagaagatgaTGGAGTTGGAGAGagattaaaaacaataaacaaGAACAGTTGAGAGGAagttggagagagaaaaaaaaagatttttttaaaaaattattaatatttacttTTAAGTTCCTAATGGATTTTAATTTTGCCTCATTAATGATGTGTCACATTTTGATGATATGATAATGTATAAAAAGATATACACTATCAgcatattaaatataaatctttagtgaaattttgaatcttcaatattttctgcttctgaatttttgaattttcttttataacttGACTTGTAGGTTGAAACTTTGGAGAATTTTCTTTGGAGACTTGTAGGTTAAAACTTTGGAGaggattttgtttttcaagtcTTCCTAATTTTCCTTCTTGAGTTTTACTTTATTCTTCATAATGTTCTTTTCCAATTGTCTCAAATGACCCGAAGGAGTACTGCACTTATAGTGTTATTAGATAAGAGAATTCAATGAGAATTTAGTCTTTTATctctaataattttaatttaattagaaataaagtaTGATGACACATAGATGAATTCcaaaaactttataaatattactTAAAGAAAACCTTTACAGAAAATTGTAATAAGATGACAATTCATTGTATCAATTATTGGACCTAAATGCAGccataatttaaaaaaaaaaaaagagcctAGCCCGTAGTGTAAGGATAATATAATGTAATAATGTTAGTAGGTTTTGGACAAGACATctcatcaaaaaaataataataattattataaagatGTTCTTTTGGTATGTAAATAGAGAGAGATGAGCAGCGCTCTTATGTTTTCTTCAACTTATGGTTAATCGAATAGCAATACCACCTACAATGTTCACTTTTGATGTCAACACAACCATCATATCTTAATAAtgtgtcatttttttttcacttagaATCGAGTTTGAAATGGTTTCCTCttgttaaaataattttgatagtgatattaatagtaaaaaatttttatagacGTGCACTTAATTAATTGTACGTATACGGTTAATTTATACTTGGATATATATTTGATCTAAtaataaagagtatttaatttttatttaaaaaattaaaattcttactTTCTTTGGAAATAATTGCATTAAGCTCCCCACCctctcaaagaaaaagaagaagaagaaaaagaaaaagactgcAGCTAGCATAAATAAACTATAAGCAAAGAGTTCTTATTAAGTATGCAAGGGTCctcaatatataattaaaaatatctaGCAACAGCAGGTGAAGCTCAGTTCAGAATGCTTGTGGGACTATAGCGTGATGTTAATTAAAGAGAAGAAGTCATTCCCACCAGCCTCTTTAAATGTATCAAGGATGGGGTATGTATATGTGGGTTGTCTCGTTTACAAAGttcaattaattattagtttaatGGACACTCTCCTCTCCTTATTTAGTTATAGAACCTAATTAGTTGTCTAATATAGTTTGGTCTTGCACTTGAATCTGATGTCTCAAGAAATTAAGCTTCGGGGAGTAGGCAATGGCATGCTTCATTTACACAAAAAGGAGTCCTATTGCAAGGGTTtggctatatatatatatagaaagcTATGCGATGGGACTGCCTTGCTGTCAAGAACTCCGCTCCCTCGTTTAAGTATACGATTGTCCATACGGCACTTGAGTGGACGCTTCCATGCAAGTTAGCCAAAACTCGGTTAtatctgatttaaaaataataataacaacaaaTCAGATTAAGGGAACCCACATCGAAATCAAAAGGCATACCGAATGCCATATACGCAACCACTgagtcataaaaaaaaatattttattaatatgaaattaattacaaaggGACCAAGACACGCCATCTTCGGGCCATAGGGGCAGCTCTAGATGATTCGTTACAAACATACCTTTACCAGTGAGGCAGCCCAACAATCTGCTAACTGCTCACCCCCTATAAAAAGTTTACGAGATTTTACAAGTATTCTAACAGTAGCCATTACAACGCTTGAAATGAGGATATTCTTTTCCTAAAGGGTCTTTCCCTCTAAAGACTTAACAAGTATTTATGGATGTGTCATCACGAGTAATTACATTATTTGAAAGAGGGATATTTTCTTTACAGGTACAAAAGACTCAATCTCATAGACAACTTTACCCTATCATAGTCTAGTACAAGGTTGGCTCATGACATCTTCCTCCACTCAATCTGTCGACGTCCTTATTGACTGGTTGGCTTGAAACTCTTCAATCTTCTACTAGAAGGCGCGGAGGTTGGCTTTCTTATCCCAGGTGATCTCATTTGGCCCCAAACCTTTCCATCTCATCAAGTACTCCTGTGTTGGTCGTCGGTTGATGGTCGTCATCCTCCTTGCCAAATCTCCTCCATTTGGTGCTGTGATGGTGGCTTGGTGCTGATGGCGGCTCTTGTGGCTCGATTCCTGTTTGAATCTGCTAGATCTGCGTGGAACAGTTTCAGATTGCTGACGTGAAACACAGGATGTACCTTCATCCACTTGGGTGGATCAATCTTGTAAGAA containing:
- the LOC18608777 gene encoding receptor-like protein kinase HSL1: MNPELQTMFLVFLLLFLNPLPHASALNQEGLYLQRVKQSLSDPTNALSSWNDRDDTPCNWRGISCDSVTGRVNSVNLSDFQLAGPFPVFLCRLPSISSISLVNNFINSSLPSDLSTCQNLTTLNLSQNLIVGSLPDSLAEIPTLKNVILFGNNFSGEIPASFGRFQRLELLNLAGNLLNGTIPPFLGNISTLKELDLAYNPFLPSHIPSELGNLTNLEQLFLAGCNLVDQIPPRFSRLSGLINLDLSFNRLTGSIPSSISELKKIEQLELYNNSLSGGLPLTMGNLTTLKRFDASMNELTGTIPTGLCGLQLESLNLFDNRLEGTLPESITRSKDLRELKLFNNKLRGRLPSQLGENSPLQSLDLSYNQFSGEIPENLCAKGQLEDLVLIYNSFSGKIPESLGKCWSLGRVRFKHNHFSGRVPDGFWGLPRVFLLELAENSFSGQISKTISSAHNLSVLSISNNPFSGSLPDEIGSLKTLVEISASGNGFTGRIPGSFVKLRQLVRLDLSENELDGGIPEGIKGWMNLNELNLGNNKLSGSIPRDIGSLPVLNYLDLSSNSFSGKIPIELQNLKLNVLNLSNNRLSGELPPIYAKEMYRNSFVGNPGLCDDLEGLCPTIGKSKNQGYMWILRCIFVLAGLVFVVGVVWFYMKYRSFKKSKKGATILKWRSFHKLGFSEFEIADCLKEENVIGSGASGKVYKVVLRNGEAVAVKKLSGGVKKGDSLSADTERDEFESEVETLGKIRHKNIVRLWCCCNAGDSKLLVYEYMPNGSLGDLLHSSKGGLLDWPTRYKIALDAAEGLSYLHHDCVPPIVHRDVKSNNILLDGEFGARVADFGVAKIVKRVGKGAESMSAIAGSYGYIAPEYAYTLRVNEKSDIYSFGVVILELVTGKPPTDPEFGEKDVVKWVCATCDQKGVDQVIDPRLDSTYKEEICRVLDIGLLCTNALPINRPSMRKVVKLLQEAGGENKSKAGKDGKLSPYYYNEEASDQGSVV